The DNA region CGCTCGCATTCTTCCCGCAGCTCGTAGCCGGTCCGATCCTCAGAGCTCGCCAAATACTGCCGCAGTTACATTCGCTGCCCGTGCCAACCTGGGACGGCGCGCGACATGGTTTCCTTCTGTTTACGTCCGGCATCGTCAAGAAGACCTTTGCTGATCTGCTTGCGGGTCCAGCGGCCGTGCTGTTCGAAGCGGACGGGCCGGTCAGCTTGCTCGAGACCTGGACAGGTGTGTTGGCATTTGCCGGTCAAATCTATGGTGACTTCGCCGGCTATACCGATATGGCGATAGGCGCTGCACTCATCATCGGTTTTAAGATTCCGCGTAACTTCAACTTACCCTATTTTGCAATTTCGCCGATCGACTTCTGGCGACGCTGGCATATTTCTTTATCAAGTTGGTTGCGGGATTACTTATACATATCGCTCGGTGGCCGCGATCAGCGATTGCGCAATGTTATGATCACGATGTTGCTCGGCGGCCTGTGGCATGGAGCTGCCTGGACTTTTGTCGCCTGGGGATTCTTCCATGCTGTGATCATCATGGCGACACACTGGCTCAGCAATCTCAAGACATTTGCCGGCTTCATCGTTTCAGATTCGAAGCTGCTGAAGATTCTGAAGTGGGCAATCACCTTTTACCTGATATTGATCGGTTGGGTTTTGTTCCGGGCACACTCTATCGATTCAGCTATCGATATCATCGGCAACATGCACACCTTTGGCAATTTACCCGAGGCGGGCTCGGTCGCGATTCGTGTCACTGCGATCACGATGCTCGCAGTCATCTATATGCACCTGCAAGACTGGTTCGTTATCGCCAAGGGCGAAGCGTTCGAGCAAAAGAGGTGGGTCTTTTGGCCGGTTCTAGTGTTGTTGCAGGCTATTTGTCTTTTCGTTGGAGCGCCAAGCAGTGAATTCATCTATTTCCAATTCTGAGCAGCTGCCGACTCACCGGCGAATTTTCCTGCGAATTTTTCTGACCGTCCTGATTGGCATGGGAGTGGCAATGGGGATAGTGCGTGGCTTCACTGAAGCGCTGGGTGTCAACGCGCAGGGACTGCTGTGGCTGGGCCATGTACTCGAAGCTCAGGAAGGACTGAAGAGATTACTTGTCGAGGACGAGGGCGACCTCGTTATGGTGTATGGCTCGTCTTTGATTGCTGCCGGATTCGGGCCGCGTGAGTTTGACCAGCACATCGCAGATTCAGGCGGCCAATCCTCGTCCTGGAATTTTGGCTTCTGCTGTTTGAATCCTTTGTTCCAGGAGCTTATTGCGCGTCGAATTGTCGACGACTTCAAGGCAAGTGATCGCCGCCTTAAGCTCCTGCTGATCGAGTTCAACCCTTTCCAGACAACGAAGACGCGTCGTAACCGTGCGGTTGCAGTCGAAGAAACCTTTATTAGCCTGCTGGCAAGCCGCGAGGAAATTGTGGATCGGGTTCTCGATGATCCCGCCTCTGGCTTACGCATCGCCGAGATTCGATACCTGCGCGACGGAGTTTCGGCAGAGGCAATCACCACCTTTTTTCTCTCACGACCGTTTACGCAGCCGCGTGCCGACCTCGACCCCGGGCTGGAAGAAGATGAAGCAGTCGAAGAAAGATTTGATGAAATCCGCGATTTGCGCCGTCAGATGTTTAAAGAGGAGTTTCCGGAATTCGCAGAGTGTAACTGGTGTTACGATCGGAAGGGCGGAGGTGTTTTGCCATCAGAGCGCTCCGAGGAATTGACAGCACTACTCTCTGAGTATTTCTCACTGAAGCAATCTGACTACCAGATGGCAATCGATCGACTGCATAGGATCCGAACGGCTGATATCGAAGAACTCTACTTCGATGAAGATCTGGTTGCTGCATTTATCGAGATGGTGAAAGTTTTGGCGCAAGTCTCCGACAATATCGAGGTCATCATGCTGCCGAAAAACGACGATTGGATTATGAATCCTCCGGAAGCGTTGCAACGACTGAACACCGTCATCACACGAATTGAGAATGAAACCGGCGTGACCGTGCGCAACTTCCAGAAAATCGATGCCGTGACTAATGACATGTTCAGCGATACAACACACCTCAATGGTCTCGTCGGCCGCGAGGCATTTACACTTTTTCTCGCTGAAGAGTATGGGCACCTTTTCCGCGACTAGCGTCTAATCTTTGCTAGATGGGCTTGCGTAGCTATATCGGGTGGGTTCTGCTCTGCTTCGAATAATAAGAATAGCGCGGAGAATAAGTTACCTGGTTACGGATACGGTACCCTGGAGGGTCGATGTATCAGCTGTTGGGGCATTCGATCACCTATCGTATCGCGGTGGCGCCG from Gammaproteobacteria bacterium includes:
- a CDS encoding MBOAT family protein; this encodes MVFNTPIFFVFFVIFLLIYGLILVQKRPRLYFILVASLVFYGAWNYRFIPLLVGSSVIDYYLALAIAGAATLQRKKLLLTFSVAMNLGILALFKYADFVLSSVADFLLLFGIEVSLPTLAWVLPVGISFYTFQSLSYTIDVYRGDMEPRKGLVNFTTALAFFPQLVAGPILRARQILPQLHSLPVPTWDGARHGFLLFTSGIVKKTFADLLAGPAAVLFEADGPVSLLETWTGVLAFAGQIYGDFAGYTDMAIGAALIIGFKIPRNFNLPYFAISPIDFWRRWHISLSSWLRDYLYISLGGRDQRLRNVMITMLLGGLWHGAAWTFVAWGFFHAVIIMATHWLSNLKTFAGFIVSDSKLLKILKWAITFYLILIGWVLFRAHSIDSAIDIIGNMHTFGNLPEAGSVAIRVTAITMLAVIYMHLQDWFVIAKGEAFEQKRWVFWPVLVLLQAICLFVGAPSSEFIYFQF